The segment TTTGTGACGGAAAGGGCTGCAGCAGCGTTCGCAAAGTGAACGGCTTCTTCGATAGGTCGTCCACTTCCAAGAGACGCGGCGAGTGCTCCGTTAAATGTATCTCCAGCACCGGTTGTGTCTTTTACAGCTACACTAAACCCCGGCACAAAACGATCGAAGGCTCCTTTATCATAAAACGCCACCCCTTCATCACCTTTTGTAACAATTAACTTTTCCCGTATCGAATCAAAAAGCGGATCTTTTTTCATAGCCTCCACTTCAATTTCATTTGGTGTAAAAAATGCACTTTCCGTTAACAATTCATCCGGCAATGACTGATATGGCGCTGGATTCATGACGACTGGGACACCATATTCCCCAGCGATTTTTAACGTATGTACGACAGTCTCCATTGGTATCTCTAATTGCATCAATACCACATCACTATGTTTAATTAGTTCCCGGTGCTTGTCCACTAATCCTGGCAATACAAGGTTATTTGCGCCCAATGCAGCAATGATTCGATTATCATTTTCGGACAAAATAATATTTGCGATCCCGGTTGCTGCCTCGTCCGTCATTGTGATTCCTTCGGCGTTAATTCCTTCATTTTTAAGGTGATCCAGCAAGGTCGTACCAAATTCATCATCACCAACGGCACCAATCATGTTGACATTCGCTCCAACCCTTGCTGCTGCCACAGCTTGATTGGCACCTTTTCCTCCAGGATATGTAGCAAAAGGGCCGCCGAGAATGGTTTCACCCTTTTGTGGCATTTTACTCGTAGCAATCGTTAAATCCATATTAATACTTCCAACAACACTAACGGTTGATTCTTTTGTCATGCGATTACCTCCCTTCCTATGGCGAATACGATTTCAATGCATTCGTAAATAAATCCCAAAACTTACTCTTATGCAGATGGTGTGCAAATTTCACATTCGGTTCTTTACCCGTCACGCCTAAATGATCTACAGCAGTCATCCCGTACGTATATTCACCTTTTGTTTCAATATCCACATGAACCTGCTTGAAATCGAAAAGGCTTGGATCCATTAAATATGCGACAGTACAAGCATCATG is part of the Virgibacillus sp. NKC19-16 genome and harbors:
- the rbsK gene encoding ribokinase, with protein sequence MTKESTVSVVGSINMDLTIATSKMPQKGETILGGPFATYPGGKGANQAVAAARVGANVNMIGAVGDDEFGTTLLDHLKNEGINAEGITMTDEAATGIANIILSENDNRIIAALGANNLVLPGLVDKHRELIKHSDVVLMQLEIPMETVVHTLKIAGEYGVPVVMNPAPYQSLPDELLTESAFFTPNEIEVEAMKKDPLFDSIREKLIVTKGDEGVAFYDKGAFDRFVPGFSVAVKDTTGAGDTFNGALAASLGSGRPIEEAVHFANAAAALSVTKVGAQGGMPTKREVEAFIKK